One segment of Triticum aestivum cultivar Chinese Spring chromosome 2A, IWGSC CS RefSeq v2.1, whole genome shotgun sequence DNA contains the following:
- the LOC123184911 gene encoding peroxidase 2 — translation MANDKLAALVVVALLGRMAHTCQASYGYPNPMPPIPSPTPPTAPALTLNYYSYSCPNAEAIVREAVKNATDNNRGIGAGLIRLFFHDCFVRGCDASVLLDATTASPEPEKLGIPNFPSLRGFEVIDAAKAKLEKECHGVVSCADIVAFAGRDASFFLSNGVVDIKMPAGRYDGRVSFANETLRDLPPPFANVTVLEAMFKAKGLDLDDMVTLSGAHTVGISHCSSFADRLPADPSDPMSMEPVLASSLQQKCSRGGDPVVVQDDVTPRDLDKQYYQNVLDRKVLFKSDAALLSPQTLKAVEHNAKNPGKWERKFTDAMVKMGNIEVKTKANGEIRKQCRFVN, via the exons ATGGCTAATGATAAGCTTGCTGCCTTGGTTGTGGTAGCATTGCTCGGTCGTATGGCGCATACATGCCAAGCCAGCTATGGGTATCCCAACCCAATGCCGCCCATCCCAAGCCCGACACCACCTACGGCACCGGCGCTCACCCTGAACTACTACAGCTATTCCTGCCCTAATGCGGAGGCAATTGTGAGGGAGGCCGTAAAGAACGCCACAGACAACAATCGCGGCATCGGTGCCGGTCTCATCCGGCTCTTCTTCCACGACTGTTTCGTCAGG GGTTGCGATGCCTCGGTTCTCCTAGACGCGACGACGGCCAGCCCGGAGCCGGAGAAGCTTGGCATTCCAAACTTCCCCAGCCTCCGCGGCTTCGAGGTGATCGACGCCGCAAAGGCGAAGCTTGAGAAGGAGTGCCATGGGGTTGTCTCGTGCGCTGACATCGTCGCTTTCGCTGGGCGCGACGCCAGCTTCTTCCTAAGCAACGGCGTGGTAGACATCAAAATGCCGGCTGGCCGGTACGATGGGCGTGTGTCTTTCGCCAACGAGACCCTCCGCGACCTGCCCCCTCCCTTCGCCAACGTCACGGTGCTGGAGGCAATGTTCAAAGCCAAGGGGCTCGACCTCGACGACATGGTTACCCTCTCGGGCGCGCACACCGTCGGGATCTCTCACTGCTCGTCCTTCGCTGACCGCCTCCCAGCCGACCCCTCGGACCCCATGTCCATGGAACCCGTGTTGGCTAGCTCGCTACAGCAGAAGTGCAGCCGCGGCGGTGACCCCGTGGTGGTGCAGGACGACGTTACCCCCCGTGACCTGGACAAACAGTACTATCAGAACGTACTTGACCGTAAAGTGTTGTTCAAATCGGACGCggcgctgctgtcgccgcagacACTCAAGGCTGTGGAACACAACGCCAAGAACCCCGGGAAATGGGAGCGAAAGTTCACGGACGCAATGGTTAAGATGGGCAACATCGAGGTCAAGACCAAGGCCAACGGGGAGATCAGAAAGCAGTGCCGGTTCGTCAACTAG